In uncultured Cohaesibacter sp., the following proteins share a genomic window:
- a CDS encoding TRAP transporter small permease subunit, with protein MSQDQQIAAPAAPSGTDGEIRTPLDAAINWCGRGVAWLVFIAMGISVIEVISRYVFDSPTSWVHETVVFMIAILFALGGPVAMAKDKHIRVRIIYDTVSPRIRRWLDLFNSVITLFFAMGMTYAAYVMFWRASHNPLGEWSFERSGTSWNPPFPALTKGIILTALAIMTLQTLLHLFKSIRDVGTAADDSKTSEERED; from the coding sequence GATCCGCACTCCTCTGGACGCCGCCATCAACTGGTGCGGACGCGGTGTCGCCTGGCTGGTGTTCATCGCCATGGGCATCAGCGTGATCGAGGTTATCTCGCGCTATGTCTTCGACAGCCCGACATCCTGGGTGCATGAAACTGTGGTCTTCATGATCGCCATCCTGTTCGCTCTGGGCGGGCCGGTGGCCATGGCCAAGGACAAGCACATCAGGGTGCGCATCATCTATGACACGGTCTCGCCCCGCATCCGTCGCTGGCTCGATCTGTTCAACAGTGTCATCACGCTGTTCTTTGCCATGGGAATGACCTACGCCGCCTATGTTATGTTCTGGCGTGCGTCCCACAATCCGCTGGGCGAGTGGAGCTTCGAGCGGTCCGGCACCAGCTGGAACCCGCCATTCCCCGCACTCACGAAAGGCATCATCCTGACGGCCCTCGCCATCATGACGCTTCAGACGCTTCTGCATCTCTTCAAGTCCATTCGGGACGTTGGCACGGCTGCGGACGATAGCAAGACATCAGAGGAGCGCGAAGACTAA